The following proteins come from a genomic window of Phnomibacter ginsenosidimutans:
- a CDS encoding DUF819 domain-containing protein, with protein sequence MQYLAIISNDAVVFGLLVSILAFVFVTSSSNHKGWKRFYQFVPSLLLCYFLPSLFNSFGIIDGEKSGLYPVIRDYLLPTSLVLLTITVDIPSIRKLGGKALIMFLVGSLGVMIGGPLAVWLFTIIDPQAVGGEGPDAVWRGLTAIAGSWIGGGANQAAMKEIFGISDQLFSAMIAIDVITAYVWMAFLLYGAGIAPKLDAKLKADASAIETLRKKMEQYHQQGDRIPSLADITLIAGVGFGVTGLAHLIADNIAPAIELHAPQLAQFSLTSKFFWLILMATLIGLLLSFTKARDLDHAGASKTGTLLLYVLVATLGMKMNIFAIFDHPKLLLLAFTWLAFHILIMLGIAKLIKAPFFFVAVGSQANIGGPASAPIVAAAFSPVLAPVGVLLAVLGYAIGTGGAYVCGLLMQWVSGG encoded by the coding sequence ATGCAGTATTTGGCCATCATCAGCAACGACGCAGTAGTTTTCGGACTGCTGGTTTCCATTCTTGCGTTTGTCTTCGTTACATCATCTAGCAACCACAAAGGCTGGAAGCGGTTTTATCAGTTTGTGCCCTCTTTATTGCTGTGTTATTTTCTGCCTTCACTGTTCAATTCGTTTGGCATTATTGATGGCGAAAAATCGGGGCTCTATCCTGTCATCAGAGATTATCTCTTACCCACCAGTTTGGTTCTGCTCACCATCACGGTAGATATTCCTTCCATCAGAAAACTCGGTGGCAAAGCACTCATTATGTTTTTGGTAGGCTCGTTAGGCGTTATGATTGGTGGCCCGCTGGCGGTGTGGTTGTTTACCATTATTGATCCGCAAGCCGTAGGTGGCGAAGGCCCCGATGCCGTATGGCGTGGCCTGACGGCCATTGCCGGCAGCTGGATTGGCGGCGGTGCCAACCAGGCCGCCATGAAAGAAATTTTTGGCATCAGCGATCAACTCTTTAGTGCTATGATTGCCATTGATGTGATTACGGCCTATGTGTGGATGGCGTTTTTATTGTACGGTGCCGGCATTGCCCCCAAGCTGGATGCCAAACTCAAAGCCGATGCATCTGCCATTGAAACGCTACGCAAAAAAATGGAACAGTACCATCAGCAGGGCGACCGTATTCCTTCGCTGGCCGATATTACATTGATTGCAGGTGTTGGATTTGGCGTTACAGGTTTGGCGCATCTCATTGCCGACAATATTGCACCAGCCATTGAATTGCATGCACCACAACTGGCACAGTTTAGTTTGACGAGCAAATTTTTCTGGCTGATACTGATGGCAACGCTTATTGGATTGCTGCTGTCGTTTACCAAAGCCAGAGACCTCGATCATGCTGGTGCTTCTAAAACAGGTACTTTGCTCTTGTACGTGCTGGTTGCAACCCTCGGCATGAAAATGAACATCTTCGCCATTTTCGATCATCCAAAATTGTTGCTGCTGGCGTTTACGTGGTTGGCATTTCACATCCTCATTATGCTGGGCATAGCCAAACTGATTAAGGCGCCATTCTTTTTTGTAGCGGTCGGTAGTCAGGCCAATATTGGTGGTCCGGCCAGTGCACCTATTGTAGCAGCAGCATTCTCACCAGTACTGGCGCCGGTGGGTGTATTGCTGGCGGTGCTGGGATATGCCATTGGCACAGGCGGCGCTTACGTTTGCGGCCTGCTCATGCAATGGGTATCGGGTGGATAA